One stretch of Amblyraja radiata isolate CabotCenter1 chromosome 9, sAmbRad1.1.pri, whole genome shotgun sequence DNA includes these proteins:
- the oip5 gene encoding protein Mis18-beta: MGGGVKVFDQEGLGGLDIDGALKVLAKDHRSSMIFGVGCESCAGAVASGRAGGGRSRERGCLCLNGAGGRELSNGRCCGQSRRRYPFQMDKMVTGCLKVNDCVIFQCKKCHTVLGDSLQCCGSNATLNVLICLRVTENVELDPTILIECEGPLSECLYKCLYCRCCKTNVGIVPFSTTDVLSCLRGLYCLDKEMFHCYQLQSNSVVEASSLNLEPQSLTQHIGELKRQIVVAHCRLMTAMKALEEIIGVKDGLGTSTIDLQHVSKPEKKRKV; this comes from the exons atgggagggggagttaaagtgtttgatcAGGAAGGTCTGGGCGGGCTGGACATTGATGGGGCTCTGAAGGTgttggccaaagatcatagatcttctatgatctttggtgttgGCTGTGAAAGCTGCGCAGGCGCGGTAGCcagtgggcgggcgggcggagGCAGGTCACGTGAGCGGGGCTGTTTATGTTTGAATGGCGCGGGAGGGCGGGAGCTGAGTAACGGCCGGTGTTGCGGGCAGAGCCGGCGCCGA TATCCTTTCCAGATGGATAAAATGGTGACTGGATGCCTGAAGGTGAACGATTGTGTGATATTCCAATGCAAGAAGTGCCACACTGTACTGGGAGATTCTCTGCAATGCTGTGGTTCCAACGCAACGCTCAATGTGCTGATATGTTTAA GGGTGACTGAGAATGTGGAACTGGATCCTACTATTTTAATAGAATGTGAAGGGCCGCTGTCTGAAtg CCTTTACAAGTGCttgtactgcagatgctgcaagacCAATGTGGGCATTGTTCCTTTCTCTACAACAGATGTGTTGTCTTGCCTGCGTGGACTGTACTGTTTGGACAAGGAAATGTTTCACTG CTACCAGTTGCAAAGCAATTCTGTCGTGGAAGCCTCATCCCTGAATCTTGAACCACAGAGCTTAACCCAGCACATAGGAGAG TTGAAAAGGCAGATTGTGGTGGCTCACTGTCGCCTGATGACAGCAATGAAGGCGTTGGAGGAAATTATCGGGGTCAAGGATGGGCTTGGGACAAGCACCATTGACCTGCAACATGTGTCTAAACCAGAGAAGAAAcgcaaggtgtag